In Verrucomicrobiales bacterium, the following are encoded in one genomic region:
- a CDS encoding response regulator transcription factor encodes MTALTDAILVGLVEDDSTLRNGFKAVIDSSSQLRCVLEAGSVEEAFAQIQTAPPPEVVLMDIHLPGASGIDGIRELKRTHPKIQLMMLTIFEDHDRIFQSLEAGASGYLLKNTAPPRLIEAIVELYNGGSPMSAPIARKLVDAFREQPRSAKPASTSEDLASLSPREAQILGLLAKGYLYKEIAEELKLSVETVRTHLHSIYEKLHVRSRTEAVMKAFGRLE; translated from the coding sequence ATGACAGCACTTACCGATGCCATTCTTGTTGGACTCGTCGAGGACGACAGCACTCTGCGAAACGGGTTTAAGGCGGTGATCGATAGCTCTTCACAACTCCGGTGCGTGCTGGAGGCCGGAAGCGTGGAGGAGGCGTTCGCTCAAATCCAAACGGCACCCCCGCCCGAAGTGGTGCTCATGGATATTCACTTGCCAGGCGCTTCTGGAATCGATGGGATTCGCGAGCTCAAACGCACCCACCCCAAGATCCAGCTGATGATGTTGACCATCTTCGAGGATCACGACCGGATCTTTCAATCCCTGGAAGCAGGGGCTTCTGGTTATCTCTTGAAAAATACCGCCCCGCCTCGGTTGATAGAAGCGATCGTCGAACTCTATAATGGCGGGTCTCCCATGTCGGCCCCGATCGCCCGGAAGTTGGTAGATGCCTTTCGAGAACAACCGCGTTCCGCTAAGCCGGCATCAACCTCGGAGGATCTTGCGAGCCTCTCTCCGCGGGAAGCCCAGATCCTGGGTTTGCTAGCCAAGGGCTACCTCTATAAGGAAATCGCCGAGGAATTGAAGTTGAGTGTGGAAACGGTGAGAACCCATTTACACAGCATTTATGAAAAGCTGCATGTCCGCAGCCGAACGGAAGCAGTCATGAAGGCGTTTGGCAGGTTGGAGTGA
- a CDS encoding transposase, giving the protein MGEPGDVGGAVQVRVNTRGTGSELYSPSMLLSLLVYSYATGVFSSRRIEQSTHESVPARMVAGDSHPDHDTLCAFRRNNLALINESSGRSGNELRRNGPNLTS; this is encoded by the coding sequence GTGGGGGAGCCTGGAGATGTAGGTGGGGCCGTCCAAGTCCGGGTCAATACCCGAGGCACCGGCAGCGAGCTGTATTCTCCGTCGATGCTCTTAAGCTTGCTGGTCTACAGCTATGCCACCGGGGTGTTTAGCAGCCGCCGCATTGAGCAAAGCACCCATGAAAGCGTGCCGGCTCGCATGGTCGCTGGGGATAGCCATCCGGACCACGACACCCTCTGTGCCTTCCGTCGCAACAACCTGGCCTTGATCAACGAGAGCTCAGGAAGAAGCGGCAATGAATTGAGGCGAAATGGACCGAATCTGACCAGTTAG